TGCAAATTTAGGAGAAACTTTAATTAGTTAATCATGAAAAGAGTACTTACATATTTAATTTTAGGTGTTGGGATTTTAAGCTGTTCGAAAGTTCCAATTACCAATAGAAGACAGACCAATTTAATGAAAGAGACCAATTTAATTGGAATGTCTAAACAACAATATTCAGAGTTTTTGGCTAGTGCTAAAGTATTACCGAGTTCTGATCCTAGGGCACAACGTGTCTCACGTATAGGAAACAAAATCAAAGATGCTACAGAGGCGTTTTTAAATAAAAAAGGGCATGCTAAGAGGCTAGAAGGTTTTGAATGGGAATTTAAAACTGTTCAAGAGGATATTGTAAATGCATGGTGTATGCCAGGAGGTAAAGTATGTGTTTATACAGCGATTTTAGATTTATGCTCTACAGACGATGAGTTAGCAGTTGTAATGGGGCATGAAATAGCTCATGCAATCGCTCGACATGGTAATGAAAGGATGAGTAATCAGCTTGTAATAAATGGAGTAAGTAGTGTACTTTCACCTCAAGATACGACCCAAGTTAGTATTTTCCAACAAGTATTTATGGGGTCTGCAACTTTAGGTATGTTAAAGTATGGAAGAAATCATGAAACTGAATCCGATAAATTGGGGTTAGTATT
This Flavobacteriales bacterium DNA region includes the following protein-coding sequences:
- a CDS encoding M48 family metallopeptidase: MKRVLTYLILGVGILSCSKVPITNRRQTNLMKETNLIGMSKQQYSEFLASAKVLPSSDPRAQRVSRIGNKIKDATEAFLNKKGHAKRLEGFEWEFKTVQEDIVNAWCMPGGKVCVYTAILDLCSTDDELAVVMGHEIAHAIARHGNERMSNQLVINGVSSVLSPQDTTQVSIFQQVFMGSATLGMLKYGRNHETESDKLGLVFMYLAGYNPEAAIGFWEKMSASGGQKPPEIFSTHPSDERRIADIKEFLTEIEVYTR